The sequence TTTGGGGGATTTGTAGAAATTTTCTTGATAATTGTTGTATACCCAGttgaatttttattaatattttttctGGGTTGTATTTTTTGTTGAAAAATGACTTTTCTTTGATAAGAAAtagttcattattttttttttccaatttggtattattatttttCAGTTtgtatatttttagagaaaataaaTTGTCTGAGATGGGAAAGCAAGGACCTTGCTATCACTGTGGTGTTACAAGTGAGTTAATAATTTTTTGGGAGTTAATTTTTACTTGgaatttaatttactaaataaaattgttcattttgttgTTATATTTTGTTATGCCCAGATTACTTTTTGAGATCATGGTTGACACTACCCATATGTTGGTTTGGTCTAAAGTGTATAAAATTACCTGGAAACAATTATTGACAAAATTTATAATTACTATGCTGATTATTGTCTGTTTCTGCTGTGTTTTTTAAATTATAATATCTTGGAATGAGATTAATTTTTGGAGTTTTGGTAGCTTGAGATTTGCCTTGTCAATGTTGAACACAAGAAATAGTTGAAAATTTAGTTTGCTTATTTGGGGTTGAATGTTTGACCAATTAAAACTTAATCAAAAACAGAGCAGCCTCTTTTTAAATTCAAATGCCTTCTGGTTTAATCAATGTTTTTGTTGCTTGTTTTTTGTTTACTTCATATTTTGAAGTCAATTCCAATTGGATTGGCTAAATACACTCAACCTATTTGAATTTTGACTATGGATTCTGCTCATTGTTGAAATCAAACAACTTTTTATTTCTTATAAACTTCACATTGTTGAATTCTTGTAAAGTTAATGAAGTTTCATATATGTTTATCCGTGCGTTATATGTGTTAAATCATACATATATTTGTATGAATATGCACATACCCTACAggcgtgggattgggtattgttgttgtttgtATTTGTATGAATATGCTATATAATATGTTGCTTTTTGTATGTTGATTTGTATAGGAAACTTAATTGCAACATAATTTTATAAGATTCGTTGTCATTTCCTATTTTGTTACGGAAATAAAAGTATGAGTATGAGATATAAGATGCATTTAGTCTTTATTTTGACATGTGGGAAATGAATTATGATAACAGGCACCCCGTTATGGCGAAACGGGCCTCCAGACAAGCCCGTTTTGTGCAACGCGTGTGGATCACGTTGGAGAACTAAAGGGTCACTTGTAAACTACACTCCACTTCATTCTAGAGCCGAACCGGATGATCTTGTAGATCATCGCGTTGTTTCTAGAGTAAAAACCATATCCGTTAAGAACAAAGAGCCCAAAGTACTAAAACGGAAACATAATTGTGACAATGTAGTGGGCGGCCCCACTAGCATTATGCTCGATCGTAATACTATGGTTGCATATGACCAGCACAACCAAGGTTTTCGCAAAATGTTTGACGAAGATTATAGTAATAGGTCTAGTTCTGGCTCGGCTATATCTAACTCTGATGGTTATATGCCACCTGGCAGTGGCGATGCTAGTGATTTGACAGGTTCGTTTCTTGCAAAACTTCGTTTATGAAAtgattataaattattaattagaTAATCGGATGATCATGATTGCTTATATATAAACGCTTTTTCTGCTAATCAGGGGCGTCTTAGAGGGTGTGCAAGATAGGCCATTGAATATGTGCCCAAAATTTTGAAAGAGcccaatatttaaaaaaaaaaaaaaaaaaacctttatatatatttgttttgctATTACTACAAGTGTGTCAAAAAGAActtgcagcaaaaaaaaaaaagaattttttctTCTTTTGACACAAATTATTTAGAAGTTATTTTGACTGAGAGACCTTGGAAACAATGATAACCTgttatgatatttataatgataactttTTAGTAGTATTATCTTTTTATATATGTATTGAAGAATTTAATGTTTATAAAGGCCCTTTTTATATCTCGAACACGGACTTATAAATCAATATCTTTTAATTTTACACTAAATAAGCGACTACGATCACTCATTATGATAATTAATTTAATCGGATTATAATAATTAGGTCCGTCGCAGACCTCTATTGTGTGGGAAACAATGGTACCTTCACGAAAAAGGACGTGTGTTAATCGACTAAAGCAATCGCCAGTTGAGAAGCTAACTAGGGACTTACATACAATCTTGCATGAACAACAGTCGTATTTTTCGGGATCATCAGAGGATGATTTGATCTTTAATAGTGATACACCGATGGTTTCGGTTGAAATTGGACACGGGAGTGTACTTATGCGCCATCCAAACTCGACAACCACTCGAGAAGAAGAATCTGAAGCAAGTTCTCTTTCTGTTGATAATAAAAACGAGGCTTATTCACGTTTAACCACCTTTCCTGTATATAATAATGCTAACAAGGGTGGAAATTTCTCGAGCCGACGGGTTGTTGATACTCTCAAAAAGCCAGTTATTCAAGATCATATTAATAGGTATATACTTTTTGATATAGAATTATATTTAATTTACATCTTTACACCAAAAAGGTATGTAGTATTTGTATATTGAGGTTACATACTTTTATTGCTAATTACAGGGATGATGACGAAAAGTTACAGCTACTTATGAACCATAATTCTCCATTGTGCCACATTGATTTAAAAGTAAGTTTTGATCCAATGTACTCGGATTATTACAAGTGAAATACAAAATTACAAAAaaggttaattattattataataaatgataattacaaTTAGTTACTTAAATTTCATATTTTGCAGGATGTTATCAACTTTGAAGAGTTTGCAACTCATATGACAAACGATGAACAACAACAACTTCTAAAGTATTTAACTTATGTTGACACTTTTCAAGGCCCTGATAGGTTTGTATCTAATCTTGTAATGCTTATCTTATTATAGATGCTTAAGAGACACAACTtgagattaattaattattaatttgcaAATGTACAGCCTGAAAAACATGTTTAATAGTCCTCAGTTTAAGGAAAACCTATCAGCGTTCCAGAAACTTCTCACTGAAGGGGTGTTTGATCTTTCGTCACCAATGGTGAAAAATGAAGACTGTAGAACGTTGAAGAAGCTTTCTCTTTGTAGTGCTACAAAATCTGATTGGGTGGAGAAATATAATCTGCTTCAGGTCAAGGTGCGTATAATTCGAACAAAAAATGAAAATACCCGTATGGTCAAAATGAAATATTTTTTAAGAATGTACACTaattaaatgctttttctttaaaAAGCTTACACTGATTAAATGTTGGTTTTGAATTAGGATACAAATTGTAAATATGATAGTGTTGGAGGATCTATAGATGGTGAATTACTCAATGCCATAACACCTAGCCATTCAGTAAACGTAAAACGATCCCGAGATCCCCATTTTCATCCATATCCAGGTTAGCATTTTATTCTGAAATTCCTTTTTTTTTAACGAAAAATCAAAAGGCACGTGTTGTATGTTGTAcgttaaatatatacggagtaagcaAAGTTATCGGTTGATCAGTTCAGGTCAGTCAACTGTCTGCTAAATTTTACATATACAAGTATGTTACTTACTTTAAGCATTATTGCATCGACTAATTAAGCCCAATTATCACATAAACAAGACTTTTTCTTTTGAACAGCAGTTTGGGATCACACAGGGGACTAAACCACACACGCGATCATCTCCCGCAATTGCATAACCCGCCCCGAACTGCTGTcctggaggaaacccggaccaatccgagggcatggccggtaaaaaCCCCCTCCCCGATGTCCCCGCAACGCAATGTGCGAAAGGCGACCTTGGGTGAATTTCAAAGTTAGGGCATAACCTTGTGTAGTTGTGTGCCATGTTGTATGTTGTAGTCcccgggagtcgaactcctgacctctaacAAAGAGTGATAGGCACAAAGTGAAAATGCTGAAACTTTGATTTGGGTGTATATATTCTGCATTTAGTAATGATTTATCTGATCTTTCAGGATCAAAGCCTGCAATGAAGGCTCCCAAGAGAACATTGATGAAGGCGAGCTatgaacacaaggagcatatggaaaACGATGGCCCGGGATTCAGTCCAAGGAGACTGTTTGCGTTACCACCTGATAATAGCTCATTGATGCTCGATTCATTGAGATATGCAGATGAAAACTGTGATCAAGATTTGTTGCTAAACGTGCCATCAAATACATCGTTCCCTCAAGCAGAACTACTCAGACCAACTTCAAGTTTTGCAGCCCAAGCAAGTACCAGTAGTAGCTCTATATATCCGTACCCGTAGCTGATTCATATATCCAAACTATGTGGGACCCTCACAA comes from Rutidosis leptorrhynchoides isolate AG116_Rl617_1_P2 chromosome 4, CSIRO_AGI_Rlap_v1, whole genome shotgun sequence and encodes:
- the LOC139839709 gene encoding GATA transcription factor 26-like; this encodes MGKQGPCYHCGVTSTPLWRNGPPDKPVLCNACGSRWRTKGSLVNYTPLHSRAEPDDLVDHRVVSRVKTISVKNKEPKVLKRKHNCDNVVGGPTSIMLDRNTMVAYDQHNQGFRKMFDEDYSNRSSSGSAISNSDGYMPPGSGDASDLTGPSQTSIVWETMVPSRKRTCVNRLKQSPVEKLTRDLHTILHEQQSYFSGSSEDDLIFNSDTPMVSVEIGHGSVLMRHPNSTTTREEESEASSLSVDNKNEAYSRLTTFPVYNNANKGGNFSSRRVVDTLKKPVIQDHINRDDDEKLQLLMNHNSPLCHIDLKDVINFEEFATHMTNDEQQQLLKYLTYVDTFQGPDSLKNMFNSPQFKENLSAFQKLLTEGVFDLSSPMVKNEDCRTLKKLSLCSATKSDWVEKYNLLQVKDTNCKYDSVGGSIDGELLNAITPSHSVNVKRSRDPHFHPYPGSKPAMKAPKRTLMKASYEHKEHMENDGPGFSPRRLFALPPDNSSLMLDSLRYADENCDQDLLLNVPSNTSFPQAELLRPTSSFAAQASTSSSSIYPYP